One genomic window of Camelina sativa cultivar DH55 chromosome 5, Cs, whole genome shotgun sequence includes the following:
- the LOC104787982 gene encoding ninja-family protein AFP1-like: protein MAEANERSREMGRRSNSCVFPRDLLQSFISNSVDDDEDDEEEDDEVELNLGLSLGGRFGVDKSCKNKLVRSSSVVVTMPLFREVHRQTTTTTTAERTTTAATRTTMRGMGLMRTTSLPAESEEEWRKRKEMQTLRRMAAKRRRSEKLRSGGAGNSSNNPEEAATTAATTSRRRGRPSSGLPRWSATANKSGLLRQRSGVLEGSSVESQGGGGGSSSVSELETKASSDEARSLPSSTTQQLQQQQEATTNPTTNRLRRLSSVDMNMKMEPQGKGKSEMPCVFTKGDGPNGKRVDGILYRYGNGEEVRIMCVCHGDFLSPADFVKHAGGPNVEHPLRHIVVNTSSPSNNLL, encoded by the exons atggcGGAAGCAAACGAGAGGAGTAGAGAAATGGGGAGAAGAAGTAACAGTTGTGTGTTTCCTAGAGATCTGCTTCAGAGTTTTATCTCTAActctgttgatgatgatgaagacgacgagGAAGAGGACGACGAGGTTGAGTTGAATCTTGGTTTATCTCTTGGTGGGAGATTTGGAGTTGATAAGAGTTGTAAGAACAAGCTCGTGAGATCTTCTTCCGTTGTCGTGACGATGCCTCTTTTCCGGGAGGTTCATCGTCAAACCACGACTACGACGACGGCGGAGAGAACGACAACGGCGGCGACGAGGACTACGATGAGGGGTATGGGTTTGATGAGAACCACGTCGTTGCCGGCTGAGTCGGAGGAAGAGTGGAGGAAGAGGAAAGAGATGCAGACTTTAAGGAGAATGGCTGCTAAGCGACGGAGAAGCGAGAAGCTTCGTAGCGGCGGCGCCGGAAATAGTAGTAATAATCCGGAAGAAGCTGCGACCACCGCCGCCACCACTTCGAGGCGGAGAGGTAGACCATCTTCAGGACTTCCACGGTGGTCTGCTACTGCTAACAAAAGCGGGCTTTTACGGCAGCGTAGTGGTGTTCTTGAAGGCTCCTCCGTTGAGTCTcaaggcggaggaggaggttCATCTAGCGTCTCCGAGTTAGAAACTAAag CTTCAAGTGATGAAGCAAGAAGCTTACCATCATCGACAACacaacaactacaacaacaacaagaagcaacaacaaaccCAACTACAAACCGGCTGAGAAGATTGAGTTCAGTGGACATGAACATGAAGATGGAGCCACAAGGGAAAGGGAAGAGTGAGATGCCATGTGTGTTCACCAAAGGAGATGGTCCTAATGGGAAGAGAGTTGATGGGATTCTTTATAGATATGGTAATGGAGAAGAAGTGAGGATCATGTGTGTTTGCCATGGCGATTTCTTGTCTCCGGCTGATTTCGTTAAACACGCCGGTGGTCCTAATGTAGAACACCCTCTTAGGCACATTGTTGTCAacacttcttctccttctaatAATCTCTTATGA
- the LOC104787983 gene encoding probable LRR receptor-like serine/threonine-protein kinase RPK1, with protein sequence MKLLGLFFLLFNLFVFSFSRKLLVTPKIGGGLHDDEAALLLKLKSSFSDPNGLLSSWVSDSSSNHCSWYGVVCNSDSRVVSLILRGCDEVEGGGSSSSRSLHSPDLSSCSRRRLGGEISPVVGGLSEIRVLSLAFNDLRGEIPKEIWGLEKLEILDLEGNSFMGGVRVLDPLKKFGFSSFLSNVVSRRRLMSYEDEDEVGPTSVADDSSGKSGLYPIEIASIVSASVIVFVLLVLVLLFIYTKRWKRNSQIRVDEIKEIKVFVDIGIPLTYEIIVRATGYFSNSNCIGHGGFGSTYKAEVSPTNVFAVKRLSVGRFQGDQQFHAEISALEMVRHPNLVMLVGYHASETEMFLIYNYLSGGNLEDFIKERSQSALEWKVLHKIALDVARALAYLHEQCSPKVLHRDIKPSNILLDDKNNAYLSDFGLSKLLGTSQSHVTTGVAGTFGYVAPEYAMTCRVSEKADVYSYGIVLLELISDKRALDPSFSSHENGFNIVSWAHMMLSQGKAKEVFTKGLWETGPPDDLVEVLHLALKCTVDSLSVRPTMKQAVRLLKRIQPNKL encoded by the coding sequence atgaaacttCTGGGTTTGTTCTTCTTGCTGTTTAATCTGtttgtgttttcattttctCGGAAACTTCTTGTAACACCAAAGATTGGTGGTGGTCTTCACGACGACGAAGCTGCTCTGTTGTTGAAGCTGAAGAGTAGTTTCTCTGATCCAAATGGACTTCTTTCTAGTTGGGTTTCCGACAGCTCATCAAACCATTGTTCTTGGTACGGTGTTGTCTGCAACTCTGATTCGAGAGTCGTCTCTTTGATTCTCAGAGGCTGTGATGAGGTGGAAGGTggtggtagtagtagtagtcgTAGTCTTCATTCCCCTGATTTGTCTTCTTGTTCAAGAAGAAGACTTGGTGGTGAGATCTCTCCTGTTGTGGGAGGTTTGtctgaaattagggttttgtctcTTGCTTTTAATGATCTGAGAGGTGAGATTCCAAAGGAGATTTGGGGGTTGGAGAAATTAGAGATTCTTGATCTTGAAGGTAACAGCTTTATGGGTGGGGTTAGGGTTCTTGATCCGttgaaaaaatttggattttcaaGTTTCTTAAGCAATGTTGTTTCTAGGAGGAGACTTATGAGTTATGAGGATGAAGACGAAGTTGGTCCAACCTCAGTTGCTGATGATTCCTCTGGTAAATCTGGATTGTATCCGATTGAGATTGCTTCGATTGTGTCAGCTTCAGTAATCGTCTTTGTGCTTCTTGTTCTTGTGCTCTTGTTCATCTACACGAAGAGATGGAAACGAAACTCTCAGATTCGTGTTGATGAGATCAAGGAGATTAAAGTGTTTGTGGACATTGGTATCCCTCTGACGTATGAGATCATTGTTAGAGCTACTGGTTACTTCAGCAACTCTAACTGTATTGGTCATGGTGGTTTTGGTTCGACTTATAAAGCAGAGGTGTCTCCAACGAATGTGTTTGCTGTTAAAAGACTCTCTGTTGGGAGGTTTCAAGGAGATCAACAGTTTCATGCTGAGATCTCGGCTCTTGAAATGGTTAGGCATCCGAATCTTGTTATGTTAGTTGGTTACCATGCGAGCGAAACTGAGATGTTTCTTATCTACAACTACTTATCTGGTGGGAACCTTGAAGACTTCATCAAAGAAAGATCACAATCAGCTCTTGAGTGGAAGGTTCTTCACAAGATTGCTCTTGATGTAGCGCGTGCTCTCGCCTATCTTCACGAGCAATGCTCTCCTAAAGTCTTGCATAGAGACATCAAACCGAGTAACATACTCTTAGATGACAAAAACAACGCCTACCTATCCGATTTCGGACTCTCGAAACTCTTGGGAACTTCGCAGTCTCATGTCACAACAGGTGTGGCTGGAACATTCGGGTATGTTGCTCCAGAATACGCAATGACATGCCGTGTCTCTGAGAAAGCAGATGTTTACAGCTACGGTATTGTCCTCTTGGAGCTGATATCAGACAAACGAGCTCTAGACCCTTCTTTCTCATCTCATGAGAACGGGTTTAACATTGTCTCCTGGGCACATATGATGTTGAGTCAAGGCAAAGCCAAAGAAGTCTTCACCAAGGGACTTTGGGAGACTGGTCCTCCGGACGATTTGGTTGAGGTTCTGCATTTGGCTCTCAAATGCACCGTTGATAGCCTCTCGGTAAGGCCAACGATGAAACAAGCTGTTAGACTACTGAAACGAATCCAGCCTAATAAGTTGTGA